One window of Quadrisphaera sp. RL12-1S genomic DNA carries:
- the yidC gene encoding membrane protein insertase YidC, with translation MNFFESLIYPLEWVVAWIMVGAHAGLTALGMPEDGGWTWALSIVALVVIIRIVLIPLFVKQIKASRGMALLQPEMRKIQQKYKGKTDPASREAMSKETMELYRSHGTNPFSSCLPILLQAPIFFALFRVLNYGIRNEQGVGPLTGVLAKQAAESTIFGARLTDTFLGSGDLNVKVLTAVLIVAMSLTTFTTQRQLMIKNMPASALDNPFAQQQKLIMYLFPIIFAVSGVNFPIGVLIYWFTTNLWTGGQQAYVIRRMPAPGSKAEEALKERRAKRALRRGESASTEVVAGQVVDQGSVQRSGQRVQPKRKDRSRGPAEPTRRPQN, from the coding sequence GGTGGCCTGGATCATGGTCGGCGCCCACGCGGGGCTGACAGCGCTCGGCATGCCGGAGGACGGCGGCTGGACCTGGGCGCTCTCGATCGTCGCCCTCGTGGTCATCATCCGCATCGTCCTGATCCCGCTGTTCGTCAAGCAGATCAAGGCCAGCCGGGGCATGGCCCTGCTGCAGCCGGAGATGCGGAAGATCCAGCAGAAGTACAAGGGCAAGACCGACCCGGCCAGCCGGGAGGCGATGAGCAAGGAGACCATGGAGCTCTACCGCTCCCATGGCACGAACCCCTTCTCCTCCTGCCTGCCGATCCTGCTGCAGGCGCCGATCTTCTTCGCCCTGTTCCGGGTGCTCAACTACGGGATCCGCAACGAGCAGGGCGTCGGCCCGCTCACCGGGGTGCTGGCCAAGCAGGCCGCGGAGTCGACCATCTTCGGCGCCCGCCTGACGGACACCTTCCTGGGCAGCGGTGACCTCAACGTCAAGGTCCTCACCGCGGTGCTCATCGTGGCGATGAGCCTGACGACCTTCACCACGCAGCGGCAGCTCATGATCAAGAACATGCCGGCGTCGGCGCTGGACAACCCCTTCGCCCAGCAGCAGAAGCTGATCATGTACCTGTTCCCGATCATCTTCGCCGTCTCCGGCGTCAACTTCCCGATCGGCGTGCTCATCTACTGGTTCACCACCAACCTGTGGACCGGTGGCCAGCAGGCCTACGTCATCCGCCGCATGCCGGCGCCGGGCTCCAAGGCCGAGGAGGCCCTCAAGGAGCGCCGCGCCAAGCGCGCCCTGCGCCGCGGTGAGTCCGCGTCCACCGAGGTCGTGGCCGGCCAGGTCGTCGACCAGGGCTCCGTCCAGCGCAGCGGCCAGCGGGTGCAGCCCAAGCGCAAGGACCGCAGCCGCGGCCCCGCTGAGCCCACGCGCCGCCCCCAGAACTGA
- a CDS encoding Jag family protein: MSTEQATHEVPTSTTDGSAEEPVEAPEPAEGQAPEAEAGGERRSRLERLEEEGEVAADYLEELLDIADLDGDIDIDVEDGRAAVSVVAEGSDAVALRRLAGSRGEVLEALQDLTRLAVQARTGERSRLMLDVAGHRARRREELQQLAAQAVAEVQRDGSPVALEPMNPFERKVVHDAVAAAGLVSDSEGEEPHRRVVVSPAA, translated from the coding sequence GTGAGCACCGAGCAGGCCACGCACGAGGTCCCCACCAGCACCACCGACGGCAGCGCCGAGGAGCCCGTCGAGGCGCCCGAGCCCGCCGAGGGCCAGGCGCCCGAGGCCGAGGCCGGCGGCGAGCGCCGCAGCCGCCTCGAGCGCCTCGAGGAGGAGGGCGAGGTCGCGGCGGACTACCTCGAGGAGCTCCTCGACATCGCGGACCTCGACGGCGACATCGACATCGACGTCGAGGACGGCCGCGCCGCCGTCTCGGTGGTCGCCGAGGGCAGCGACGCCGTCGCCCTGCGCCGGCTCGCCGGCTCTCGCGGCGAGGTGCTCGAGGCGCTGCAGGACCTCACGCGGCTGGCCGTCCAGGCGCGCACCGGTGAGCGCAGCCGGCTGATGCTCGACGTGGCCGGGCACCGCGCCCGCCGCCGCGAGGAGCTGCAGCAGCTGGCCGCCCAGGCGGTGGCGGAGGTCCAGCGCGACGGCTCCCCGGTGGCGCTGGAGCCCATGAACCCCTTCGAGCGCAAGGTCGTGCACGACGCCGTCGCGGCGGCCGGCCTGGTCAGCGACTCCGAGGGCGAGGAGCCCCACCGCCGCGTCGTGGTCTCCCCCGCCGCCTGA
- a CDS encoding 16S rRNA (guanine(527)-N(7))-methyltransferase RsmG, with product MEPPALEAAVRAVFGADDDEGAGVDLARRYAGHLATTAVERGLVGPREVPRLWERHVLNCAVVGELLPGAALVVDVGSGAGLPGLCLALARPDATVVLVEPLERRAVWLGEVVEDLGIGRRVRVVRARAEEVAPGRPGALPAADVVTARAVAPLDRLAGWCLPLARRGGVLLALKGRSAADEVRSAQPALARLGGLDPQVLEVGTGLVAVPTTVVSVTVGAAPHPVGGARGGEDVGGRTRAARQRARKPRG from the coding sequence CTGGAGCCGCCCGCCCTCGAGGCGGCCGTCCGCGCCGTCTTCGGCGCCGACGACGACGAGGGCGCAGGGGTTGACCTCGCGCGCCGCTACGCGGGCCACCTGGCCACCACGGCGGTGGAGCGCGGCCTCGTGGGGCCGCGGGAGGTGCCCCGCCTGTGGGAGCGGCACGTGCTCAACTGCGCCGTCGTCGGGGAGCTGCTGCCCGGTGCCGCCCTCGTGGTGGACGTCGGCAGCGGTGCGGGGCTGCCGGGCCTGTGCCTGGCGCTGGCCCGCCCGGACGCCACCGTGGTGCTCGTCGAGCCCCTGGAGCGGCGGGCCGTGTGGCTGGGCGAGGTGGTGGAAGACCTCGGCATCGGCCGGCGGGTGCGCGTGGTGCGGGCCCGCGCCGAGGAGGTCGCCCCGGGGCGTCCGGGGGCTCTGCCCGCCGCGGACGTGGTCACCGCGCGGGCGGTGGCGCCTCTGGACCGCCTCGCCGGCTGGTGCCTGCCGCTGGCGCGGCGCGGGGGCGTGCTCCTGGCGCTCAAGGGACGCAGCGCAGCGGACGAGGTCCGGTCGGCCCAGCCGGCCCTGGCGCGGCTCGGTGGCCTCGACCCGCAGGTGCTCGAGGTCGGGACCGGGCTCGTCGCGGTCCCGACGACCGTGGTGAGCGTTACTGTGGGTGCCGCCCCTCACCCGGTCGGGGGTGCGCGAGGCGGAGAGGACGTCGGTGGTCGAACACGAGCGGCGCGGCAGCGCGCGCGGAAGCCACGTGGCTGA
- a CDS encoding ParA family protein: MAEQPAGTPEDEELARRALLAQAIPDAGEDTPLARQAAEDARRRIRLRGRTLPKPSQTRVLTVANQKGGVGKTTSAVNLAAALAQCGLQVLVLDVDPQGNASTALGVAHEDRTPGTYEVLVDGLRLSEAVRQCPDVRGLEVCPASIDLAGAEMELAQESDMVARVSLLKEALAGYVAEREQQGRPRLDYVLLDCPPSLGLITLNALVAAREVLIPIQCEYYALEGLNQLRANIGRVQASLNSELEISTLLLTMYDARTRLAREVADEVRRAFPSRVLDTTIPRSVRISEAPSHGETVMTYDPGNSGALSYLQAARELVESHQLRTEAATAHREAVQHRAADPEVAEVRPEPADTPAEEPEVPQPETAPESSAGSAAEAEPAVEAEPAVEPQREQPAAVVDLRTGPLDLRGSWTPDRTAGRRAAERRA, encoded by the coding sequence GTGGCTGAGCAGCCTGCTGGGACGCCGGAGGACGAGGAGCTCGCCCGCAGGGCGCTGCTCGCCCAGGCGATCCCGGACGCCGGCGAGGACACGCCGCTGGCGCGCCAGGCCGCCGAGGACGCTCGCCGCCGGATCCGGCTGCGCGGGCGCACGCTGCCCAAGCCGTCGCAGACGCGCGTGCTGACGGTCGCCAACCAGAAGGGCGGCGTCGGCAAGACCACCAGCGCGGTGAACCTCGCCGCGGCGCTGGCCCAGTGCGGCCTGCAGGTGCTGGTGCTCGACGTCGACCCGCAGGGCAACGCGTCCACGGCGCTGGGGGTGGCCCACGAGGACCGCACGCCCGGCACCTACGAGGTGCTCGTCGACGGGCTGCGCCTGTCCGAGGCCGTGCGGCAGTGCCCCGACGTGCGCGGCCTGGAGGTCTGCCCCGCCAGCATCGACCTGGCCGGCGCCGAGATGGAGCTGGCGCAGGAGAGCGACATGGTGGCGCGCGTCTCCCTGCTCAAGGAGGCGCTGGCCGGCTACGTGGCCGAGCGGGAGCAGCAGGGCCGGCCGCGCCTGGACTACGTGCTCCTCGACTGCCCGCCCAGCCTGGGCCTCATCACCCTCAACGCACTGGTCGCCGCCCGCGAGGTGCTGATCCCGATCCAGTGCGAGTACTACGCGCTGGAGGGCCTCAACCAGCTGCGGGCCAACATCGGCCGGGTGCAGGCCTCGCTGAACAGCGAGCTGGAGATCTCCACGCTGCTGCTCACCATGTACGACGCGCGCACCCGCCTCGCCCGCGAGGTGGCCGACGAGGTCCGCCGGGCCTTCCCCAGCCGCGTCCTCGACACCACCATCCCCCGCTCGGTGCGCATCTCGGAGGCGCCGAGCCACGGGGAGACCGTCATGACCTACGACCCGGGCAACTCCGGGGCGCTGTCCTACCTCCAGGCAGCGCGCGAGCTGGTGGAGAGCCACCAGCTCCGCACCGAGGCGGCCACCGCGCACCGCGAGGCCGTCCAGCACCGCGCCGCCGACCCGGAGGTCGCCGAGGTGCGGCCCGAGCCCGCCGACACCCCCGCGGAGGAGCCTGAGGTGCCCCAGCCGGAGACCGCGCCGGAGAGCTCAGCGGGGTCTGCAGCCGAGGCCGAGCCCGCGGTGGAGGCCGAGCCCGCGGTGGAGCCGCAGCGCGAGCAGCCGGCGGCCGTGGTCGACCTGCGCACCGGTCCCCTCGACCTGCGCGGTTCGTGGACCCCTGACCGCACCGCCGGTCGGCGCGCCGCGGAGCGCCGCGCGTGA
- a CDS encoding ParB/RepB/Spo0J family partition protein: protein MSERKRGLGRGLGALIPDAVSPEVTGQLRAVQPPERTDRRPDRPDRPEVDGDPAGGAAAGGQVIDLRDGASVPPSWQAPRRPGSRAAATDDDLLPIPGTWFAEVPVGSVSPNPRQPRQVFDEDAHAELVHSVKEIGVLQPVVVRPLRRVDGSTPPPGEQMSFELVMGERRWRAAESAGLATVPAIVRDTTDEDLLRDALLENLHRADLNPLEEAAAYQQLLDDFGCTHDSLAQRLGRSRPQISNTIRLLRLPPSVARRVAAGVLSAGHARALLGLPTGDAMERLAQRIVAEGLSVRTTEELVALGGVGAARPSRPQVRAAAPVLDDLAARLSDRFDTRVSVAMGAKKGRLTVEFATLEDLDRILGSLAPGESGVAQATSVDADDAGGPSGPLGAL, encoded by the coding sequence GTGAGCGAGCGCAAGCGCGGGCTCGGGCGGGGCCTGGGAGCCCTCATCCCGGACGCCGTCTCCCCCGAGGTCACCGGCCAGCTGCGTGCCGTGCAGCCGCCGGAGCGCACCGACCGTCGTCCTGACCGTCCTGATCGTCCTGAGGTCGACGGCGACCCCGCCGGCGGTGCCGCCGCCGGTGGGCAGGTCATCGACCTGCGCGACGGGGCGTCGGTGCCGCCCAGCTGGCAGGCCCCCCGCAGGCCCGGCTCCCGGGCTGCGGCCACCGACGACGACCTGCTGCCCATCCCCGGGACCTGGTTCGCCGAGGTCCCGGTGGGCTCGGTCAGCCCGAACCCGCGGCAGCCGCGCCAGGTCTTCGACGAGGACGCGCACGCCGAGCTCGTGCACAGCGTCAAGGAGATCGGCGTCCTGCAGCCGGTGGTCGTGCGACCGCTGCGCCGCGTGGACGGCAGCACGCCGCCGCCCGGTGAGCAGATGTCCTTCGAGCTGGTCATGGGCGAGCGGCGCTGGCGCGCCGCGGAGAGCGCAGGCCTGGCCACGGTGCCCGCGATCGTGCGCGACACCACCGACGAGGACCTCCTGCGCGACGCGCTGCTGGAGAACCTCCACCGCGCCGACCTCAACCCCCTCGAGGAGGCCGCTGCCTACCAGCAGCTCCTCGACGACTTCGGCTGCACGCACGACTCCCTGGCCCAGCGCCTGGGGCGGTCGCGGCCGCAGATCTCCAACACCATCCGTCTGCTGCGCCTGCCGCCGTCGGTGGCCCGGCGGGTGGCCGCCGGGGTGCTGTCCGCTGGCCACGCCCGCGCGCTGCTCGGTCTGCCGACCGGAGACGCGATGGAGCGGCTCGCCCAGCGGATCGTGGCGGAGGGGCTCTCGGTGCGCACCACCGAGGAGCTGGTCGCCCTGGGCGGTGTGGGTGCTGCGCGCCCGAGCCGCCCGCAGGTGCGCGCCGCCGCACCCGTCCTGGACGACCTCGCCGCCCGTCTGTCCGACCGGTTCGACACCCGGGTGAGCGTGGCGATGGGTGCCAAGAAGGGGCGCCTCACCGTGGAGTTCGCGACCCTGGAGGACCTCGACCGCATCCTGGGGTCGCTGGCTCCGGGCGAGTCGGGGGTCGCCCAGGCGACCTCGGTGGACGCTGATGACGCCGGGGGACCCAGCGGGCCCCTGGGCGCCCTCTGA
- a CDS encoding GNAT family N-acetyltransferase, producing the protein MSRRVAPLTLEALADLPTRCRGCVAWELDPVSAGRAVAAGGTAFEKEAWLSEVLLQWGSAGRLAYVDDALAGFVTYAPPVHVPRSRAFPTSPVSGDAVLLMNGFVEPQHRGGGIARMLVQSAAKDLTQRGVRAVEAFGAAGAELEERRAGLSADCIVPADFYEAVGFTVVRPHHRYPRLRLELRTALSWREDVEAALERILGRARVPVLSGV; encoded by the coding sequence GTGTCCCGCCGCGTCGCGCCGCTGACCCTGGAGGCGCTGGCCGACCTGCCCACCCGCTGCCGCGGGTGCGTGGCGTGGGAGCTGGACCCGGTCTCGGCCGGGCGCGCCGTCGCCGCCGGCGGCACCGCCTTCGAGAAGGAGGCGTGGCTCTCGGAGGTGCTGCTGCAGTGGGGCTCCGCGGGGCGGCTGGCCTACGTGGACGACGCCCTCGCGGGCTTCGTCACGTACGCGCCCCCCGTGCACGTGCCCCGCTCGCGCGCCTTCCCCACCTCTCCGGTGAGCGGTGACGCCGTCCTGCTGATGAACGGGTTCGTCGAGCCGCAGCACCGCGGCGGTGGCATCGCGCGGATGCTCGTGCAGAGCGCCGCCAAGGACCTCACCCAGCGCGGGGTGCGCGCGGTGGAGGCCTTCGGCGCAGCGGGTGCGGAGCTGGAGGAGCGGCGGGCGGGTCTGTCGGCGGACTGCATCGTCCCCGCGGACTTCTACGAGGCCGTCGGCTTCACCGTGGTCCGGCCCCACCACCGCTACCCCCGCCTGCGGCTGGAGCTGCGCACGGCGCTGTCCTGGCGCGAGGACGTCGAAGCGGCCCTGGAGCGCATCCTGGGGCGCGCGCGGGTCCCGGTCCTGTCCGGGGTCTGA
- the trxA gene encoding thioredoxin encodes MTARAVTDATFDTEVLQNDKPVLVDFWAPWCGPCRQVSPIIEEIAGEHAEVLDVVKVNTDENPRTSAAYGITSIPTLNVYKGGELVKQIIGARPKPVLERELAEFIG; translated from the coding sequence ATGACCGCTCGCGCCGTGACCGACGCCACCTTCGACACCGAGGTGCTGCAGAACGACAAGCCCGTCCTCGTGGACTTCTGGGCGCCCTGGTGCGGTCCGTGCCGCCAGGTCTCCCCGATCATCGAGGAGATCGCCGGTGAGCACGCCGAGGTCCTCGACGTGGTCAAGGTGAACACCGACGAGAACCCGCGCACCTCCGCGGCGTACGGCATCACCTCGATCCCCACCCTCAACGTCTACAAGGGCGGCGAGCTGGTGAAGCAGATCATCGGCGCCCGTCCCAAGCCGGTCCTCGAGCGCGAGCTCGCCGAGTTCATCGGCTGA
- the trxB gene encoding thioredoxin-disulfide reductase, which yields MPDDVRDLVIVGSGPAGWTAAIYAARADLHPVVVAGSVTVGGALMNTTEVENFPGFPEGLMGPDLMERMQAQAERFGAEVVYDDATELDLTGDVKVVRTGLGETYRARVVVLATGSAYRELGLPNEKRLSGHGVSWCATCDGFFFKGKDVAVVGGGDSALEEATFLSRFADSVTLVHRRDELRASKIMQRRAENDPKIRYSWNSAVEDVVGQDKVTGLSLRDTVTGELRSLDVQGVFVAIGHEPRVDLFRGQVDLDDKGYVAVEGRSSRTNLPGVFACGDVVDHEYRQAITAAASGTVAALDAERYLAALADTDSPRVAAVEAEEVAEATAVG from the coding sequence GTGCCCGACGACGTCCGCGACCTGGTGATCGTGGGATCGGGACCCGCAGGCTGGACGGCCGCCATCTACGCCGCCCGCGCCGACCTGCACCCGGTGGTCGTGGCGGGCTCCGTCACGGTCGGCGGCGCCCTCATGAACACCACCGAGGTCGAGAACTTCCCGGGCTTCCCCGAGGGGCTCATGGGCCCCGACCTCATGGAGCGGATGCAGGCCCAGGCCGAGCGCTTCGGCGCCGAGGTCGTCTACGACGACGCCACCGAGCTCGACCTCACCGGTGACGTCAAGGTGGTCCGCACCGGCCTGGGGGAGACCTACCGCGCCCGCGTGGTGGTGCTGGCCACCGGCTCCGCCTACCGAGAGCTGGGCCTGCCCAACGAGAAGCGCCTCTCCGGCCACGGCGTCTCCTGGTGCGCCACCTGCGACGGCTTCTTCTTCAAGGGCAAGGACGTCGCGGTGGTCGGCGGCGGTGACTCCGCCCTGGAGGAGGCGACGTTCCTGTCGCGCTTCGCGGACTCCGTCACCCTGGTGCACCGCCGCGACGAGCTGCGCGCCTCCAAGATCATGCAGCGCCGCGCGGAGAACGACCCGAAGATCCGCTACTCCTGGAACTCCGCCGTCGAGGACGTCGTGGGCCAGGACAAGGTCACCGGGCTGAGCCTGCGCGACACCGTCACCGGCGAGCTGCGCTCCCTCGACGTCCAGGGCGTCTTCGTGGCCATCGGCCACGAGCCCCGCGTCGACCTCTTCCGCGGCCAGGTGGACCTGGACGACAAGGGCTACGTGGCGGTGGAGGGGCGCTCCTCGCGCACCAACCTGCCGGGCGTGTTCGCCTGCGGCGACGTGGTCGACCACGAGTACCGCCAGGCCATCACCGCGGCCGCCTCCGGGACCGTCGCCGCCCTGGACGCCGAGCGCTACCTCGCGGCGCTCGCCGACACCGACTCCCCGCGCGTCGCCGCGGTGGAGGCGGAGGAGGTGGCCGAGGCCACCGCCGTCGGCTGA